A single region of the Rhizobium sp. NLR16a genome encodes:
- a CDS encoding citrate synthase/methylcitrate synthase produces MKNGLEDVIAAETQLSDVDGEAGRLIIRGVSLDHLVADGTYERVAALLLDGLMERSFDEALLRDWLAQARTKVFAHIKAADAALIALPPVDAMRALIARLADGEDFDTALALLAAPAVFLPAILRLQRGQKPIAPDASLPQAVDILRMLTGRLPTREQTAALDAYLVTISDHGLNASTFASRVVASTQAGLTSSVLAALSALKGPLHGGAPGPVLDMLDAVGTPGNAGTWLADALDRGERLMGFGHRIYRVRDPRADALKGALKHLISSGQIDSARGELAEAVEAAALAILKARKPNRPLDVNVEFYTALLLEALGFPRQAFTGVFAIGRTVGWLAHAREQALDGRLIRPRSVYIGPLPAAA; encoded by the coding sequence ATGAAAAACGGCTTGGAAGATGTCATTGCCGCCGAAACGCAGCTGTCGGATGTCGATGGCGAAGCGGGTCGACTGATCATCCGCGGCGTATCGCTGGATCATCTGGTCGCAGACGGCACCTATGAGCGCGTCGCTGCACTGCTGCTCGACGGGTTGATGGAGCGAAGCTTCGATGAGGCGCTCTTGCGCGACTGGCTGGCACAGGCACGAACGAAGGTTTTCGCCCATATCAAAGCCGCCGACGCCGCCTTGATCGCCCTGCCGCCGGTCGATGCGATGCGCGCGCTGATCGCCAGGCTGGCGGATGGTGAGGATTTCGACACCGCCCTCGCCCTTCTGGCAGCACCGGCAGTCTTCCTGCCGGCGATTCTCAGGCTGCAGCGCGGGCAGAAGCCGATCGCGCCCGACGCCTCGCTGCCGCAAGCGGTCGATATCCTGCGCATGCTGACCGGACGATTGCCGACCAGGGAGCAGACGGCGGCACTCGACGCCTATCTCGTGACGATATCAGATCATGGCCTCAACGCCTCGACCTTCGCATCGCGGGTTGTCGCCTCGACGCAGGCCGGCCTCACCTCTTCGGTTCTGGCGGCGTTGAGCGCACTGAAGGGGCCGCTGCATGGCGGTGCGCCTGGTCCCGTCCTCGATATGCTGGATGCCGTAGGAACGCCTGGTAATGCCGGCACATGGCTTGCGGATGCACTCGATCGCGGCGAGAGGCTGATGGGCTTCGGCCACCGCATCTACCGCGTTCGCGACCCGCGCGCCGACGCGCTGAAAGGCGCTCTGAAGCATTTGATCTCATCAGGCCAGATCGACAGCGCCCGCGGCGAACTCGCCGAAGCGGTGGAAGCCGCCGCATTGGCAATCCTGAAAGCGCGCAAGCCCAACCGGCCGCTCGACGTCAATGTCGAATTCTATACCGCGCTGCTGCTCGAGGCGCTCGGCTTCCCGCGTCAGGCCTTCACCGGTGTCTTTGCAATCGGCCGTACGGTCGGATGGCTGGCGCATGCCCGCGAACAGGCGCTCGACGGCCGGCTGATCCGGCCGCGTTCGGTCTATATCGGGCCGTTGCCGGCCGCTGCCTGA
- a CDS encoding esterase-like activity of phytase family protein, with the protein MTKRFAATAAFVLLSSTVTASATDIGATFESACPFGDCAAGISLSYLGEFVISTGHMENGVEFGGISGLDFDAATGHYIAISDDRSDRAPARFYELDIDVDASGLKGVSVVKHVTLKDKTGEPFAAKTVDPESIRLGKDGIYWGSEGDAKVLLPPFIRVTTPDGSFVREFKLPEGFAPTVDKSAGIRDNLAFEDLAVAPSGDVFVGVEAALYQDGPKPSLTTGSLSRIIRYDGATGEPRAEYVYPVSPIPQAATKADGGNDNGMSEMLALDDHRLLAVERSYAEGFGNNIKIMMVDLADATDISAIASLANSAQRVVPARKSQVLDLRAIGLVPDNIEAMSLGKAKDGTDVLILGSDNNFSTHQKTRFYAFKVLSRPRQ; encoded by the coding sequence ATGACCAAGCGTTTTGCTGCGACCGCCGCTTTCGTTCTCCTGTCCAGCACCGTCACCGCCAGCGCCACCGACATCGGCGCCACCTTCGAAAGCGCCTGCCCCTTCGGCGATTGCGCCGCCGGCATTTCGCTCTCCTATCTCGGTGAATTCGTCATATCCACGGGGCACATGGAAAACGGCGTCGAATTCGGCGGCATATCAGGCCTCGATTTCGATGCCGCCACCGGCCACTATATCGCCATCAGTGACGACCGTTCGGACAGGGCACCCGCCCGCTTCTATGAACTCGACATCGATGTCGATGCGTCGGGCCTCAAGGGCGTTTCCGTCGTCAAGCATGTGACGCTGAAAGACAAGACCGGTGAACCCTTCGCTGCCAAGACCGTCGACCCGGAATCGATCCGTCTCGGCAAGGACGGCATCTACTGGGGCAGCGAAGGCGACGCCAAGGTGCTGCTGCCGCCCTTCATCCGCGTCACGACGCCGGACGGTTCATTCGTACGCGAGTTCAAGCTGCCGGAGGGCTTTGCTCCGACCGTCGACAAGTCGGCCGGCATCCGCGACAACCTCGCTTTCGAGGATCTCGCCGTCGCGCCCTCAGGCGACGTTTTCGTTGGCGTCGAAGCCGCCCTCTATCAGGATGGGCCGAAGCCGTCGCTGACGACGGGCAGCCTGTCGCGCATCATCCGCTATGACGGCGCAACCGGCGAGCCGAGGGCTGAGTATGTCTATCCCGTCTCACCGATCCCGCAGGCCGCCACCAAGGCCGACGGCGGCAACGACAACGGCATGTCGGAAATGCTCGCGCTTGACGATCACCGCCTGCTCGCCGTCGAGCGCAGCTACGCGGAAGGCTTCGGCAATAACATCAAGATCATGATGGTCGATCTCGCCGACGCCACCGACATATCCGCCATCGCCTCCCTCGCCAACAGCGCCCAGCGTGTGGTCCCCGCCCGCAAGAGCCAGGTTCTCGATCTCAGGGCAATCGGTCTCGTCCCGGACAATATTGAGGCGATGTCGCTCGGAAAGGCCAAGGACGGTACCGACGTCCTCATCCTCGGCTCCGACAATAATTTCTCGACCCACCAGAAGACGCGATTCTACGCCTTCAAGGTTCTCAGCCGCCCGCGGCAGTAA
- the parE gene encoding DNA topoisomerase IV subunit B: MDDSNDLFSGLPLSEKREEAQKPAAPSERPPAAAPLTTVPSAAARPALVASNADDYGASSIRVLEGLEPVRMRPGMYIGGTDEKALHHLFAEVIDNAMDEAVAGHANFIEVHLDLQGYLTVTDNGRGIPVENHPQVPGKSTLEVIMTKLHAGGKFDGKAYETSGGLHGVGVSVVNALSDFLEVEVARNRKLYRQRFSRGLPQGGLEELGDVHNRRGTRVRFHPDPQIFGEHMKFEAARVFRMARSKAYLFGGVEIRWSCEPGVLPEGSEVPDKATFHFPGGLKDYLQATMGKEFTVTREIFAGKTEKASGHGSMEWAITWYGGDPQVHSYCNTIPTPEGGTHEAGLRIALTKGLKAYAELTQNKRAAQITTDDVMISAVGMLSVFIREPEFVGQTKDKLATVEAQRIVENALRDPFDHYLADNPNEAAKLLDWVIERAEERLRRRKEKEVNRKTAVRKLRLPGKLADCSQNTAEGAELFIVEGDSAGGSAKQARNRANQAILPLRGKILNVASAGREKFGANQQLADLIQALGCGTRSKYRQEDLRYERIIVMTDADVDGAHIASLLITFFYQEMPELVRGGHLFLAVPPLYKITQGAKSAYARDDNHRAELMQTEFKGKAKVEISRFKGLGEMMPAQLKETTMDPAKRTLLRVLIDEVDFEGTRSAVDDLMGTKPEARFRFIQERAAFAENLDI; this comes from the coding sequence ATGGACGACAGCAACGACCTTTTTTCCGGACTGCCCCTTTCCGAAAAACGCGAGGAGGCGCAGAAGCCCGCCGCGCCGAGCGAACGTCCGCCGGCGGCCGCTCCCTTGACGACCGTGCCCTCGGCGGCGGCGCGCCCAGCACTCGTCGCCTCGAACGCGGATGACTATGGCGCCTCCTCGATCCGGGTTCTGGAAGGTCTCGAGCCGGTGCGCATGCGTCCTGGCATGTATATCGGCGGCACCGACGAAAAGGCGCTGCATCACCTCTTCGCCGAAGTCATCGACAACGCGATGGACGAAGCGGTTGCCGGACACGCCAATTTCATCGAGGTGCATCTCGATCTGCAGGGCTATCTCACCGTCACCGATAACGGCCGTGGCATTCCGGTCGAAAACCATCCGCAGGTGCCTGGAAAGTCGACACTCGAAGTCATCATGACCAAGCTGCATGCCGGCGGCAAATTCGACGGCAAGGCCTATGAGACTTCGGGCGGCCTGCATGGCGTCGGCGTGTCGGTGGTCAACGCGCTCTCCGACTTCCTCGAAGTCGAGGTAGCGCGAAACCGCAAGCTTTACCGCCAGCGCTTTTCCCGCGGCCTGCCGCAGGGCGGGCTCGAAGAACTGGGCGACGTCCACAATCGCCGCGGCACCCGCGTGCGCTTCCATCCCGATCCCCAGATCTTCGGGGAGCACATGAAGTTCGAGGCCGCTCGCGTCTTTCGCATGGCGCGCTCCAAGGCCTATCTGTTCGGCGGCGTCGAGATTCGCTGGAGCTGCGAGCCTGGCGTACTGCCTGAAGGGTCGGAGGTGCCCGACAAGGCCACCTTCCACTTCCCCGGCGGCCTGAAAGACTATCTCCAGGCGACGATGGGCAAGGAATTCACCGTCACCCGCGAGATCTTCGCCGGCAAGACCGAGAAGGCCAGCGGCCACGGCTCGATGGAATGGGCGATCACCTGGTATGGCGGCGATCCGCAGGTGCATTCCTATTGCAATACCATCCCGACTCCGGAAGGCGGCACCCATGAGGCCGGCCTGCGTATCGCGCTGACCAAGGGGCTGAAGGCCTATGCCGAGCTGACGCAGAACAAGCGCGCCGCCCAGATCACCACCGACGACGTGATGATCTCCGCCGTCGGCATGCTGTCGGTCTTCATCCGCGAGCCGGAATTCGTCGGCCAGACCAAGGACAAGCTTGCGACCGTCGAGGCCCAGCGCATCGTCGAGAACGCGCTGCGCGATCCCTTCGACCACTATCTCGCCGACAACCCGAACGAGGCGGCCAAGCTGCTCGACTGGGTGATCGAGCGCGCCGAGGAGCGTCTTCGCCGCCGCAAGGAAAAAGAAGTCAATCGCAAGACGGCGGTGCGCAAGCTGCGCCTGCCCGGCAAGCTTGCCGACTGCTCGCAGAACACAGCCGAAGGCGCCGAACTCTTCATCGTCGAGGGCGATTCGGCAGGAGGTTCGGCCAAACAGGCGCGCAACCGCGCCAACCAGGCGATCCTTCCGCTCCGCGGCAAGATCCTCAACGTCGCCAGCGCCGGCCGCGAGAAGTTCGGTGCAAACCAGCAGCTCGCCGATCTCATCCAGGCGCTTGGCTGCGGTACGCGCTCGAAATACCGGCAGGAAGATCTGCGCTACGAGCGTATCATTGTCATGACCGATGCCGATGTCGACGGCGCCCATATCGCCTCGCTGCTCATCACCTTCTTCTACCAGGAAATGCCGGAACTGGTGCGTGGCGGCCATCTCTTCCTCGCAGTGCCGCCGCTCTACAAGATCACCCAAGGGGCGAAGTCCGCCTATGCGCGCGACGACAATCATCGTGCCGAGCTGATGCAGACGGAATTCAAGGGCAAGGCCAAGGTGGAGATCAGCCGCTTCAAAGGTCTCGGCGAGATGATGCCCGCCCAGCTCAAGGAAACCACCATGGACCCGGCCAAGCGCACCTTGCTCCGGGTGCTGATCGACGAGGTGGATTTCGAGGGCACGCGCAGCGCCGTCGACGATCTGATGGGCACCAAACCCGAGGCCCGATTCCGCTTCATCCAGGAGCGTGCGGCCTTCGCCGAAAACCTTGATATTTAA
- the secG gene encoding preprotein translocase subunit SecG, translating into MQTVLIVIHLMIVLALVGVVLIQRSEGGGLGIGGGSGFMSARGTANALTRTTAILATLFFLTSLGLGILTRYEGRPSDILNRIPATSGQGNGILDSLGGGAQTPANQPAGNGVPSSGAAAPAQQAPAAQAPAAEAPAATAPSTTAPATTAPAAPATPAAPAPAQPSGVPTGQ; encoded by the coding sequence ATGCAGACAGTATTGATTGTCATCCATCTCATGATCGTGCTCGCCCTCGTCGGCGTCGTGCTCATCCAGCGCTCGGAAGGCGGCGGCCTCGGCATCGGCGGCGGTTCGGGCTTCATGTCGGCCCGCGGCACGGCCAATGCGCTGACTCGCACGACCGCGATCCTTGCGACCTTGTTCTTCCTCACCTCGCTCGGCCTCGGCATACTGACGCGTTACGAGGGTCGTCCGAGCGACATCCTCAACCGCATCCCCGCGACGAGCGGCCAAGGCAACGGCATTCTCGATTCGCTCGGCGGCGGTGCACAGACCCCGGCGAACCAGCCGGCCGGCAACGGTGTTCCAAGCAGCGGTGCGGCTGCGCCCGCACAGCAGGCTCCGGCCGCGCAAGCTCCCGCAGCAGAGGCTCCGGCAGCCACCGCGCCTTCAACGACAGCTCCGGCGACAACTGCCCCGGCAGCGCCCGCAACTCCGGCCGCGCCGGCGCCGGCTCAGCCTTCGGGCGTCCCGACGGGACAGTAA
- a CDS encoding citrate synthase, which produces MSWLTAEEALQALKTKPQTLYANVSRGRIRAKPDPADPRRSLYHAADVRRLADRHAGRRKAETVAAETIRWGDPVLSSAISTVSGGRLFYRGKDVADLAETATLEQTAALLWNGAETPASATAAAHGPPSLQAAFLALAGRVTLDLPSLGRSPAALRREAHGILATIADALAPGASDRPLHLRLAASWQRPEASDCLRRALVLLADHELNASAFAARVTASSGAALSAAVLSGLATLTGPLHGAAWQGVDALIEAACTLGPAQAIRRTLAQGNRLSAFGHPLYPDGDIRALALLSRFPLPPEFAEVRDRGEEIVGEKVNIDFALAAMAAAFDLPREAPIIIFSLARCTGWLAHAMEQIESGELIRPRARYTGPAPHMKSSI; this is translated from the coding sequence ATGTCGTGGCTGACTGCCGAGGAGGCGCTGCAGGCGCTGAAGACCAAACCGCAGACGCTCTACGCCAATGTCAGCCGAGGGCGCATTCGCGCCAAGCCTGATCCCGCCGATCCGCGCCGCAGCCTCTATCACGCTGCCGACGTGCGGCGGCTTGCAGATCGCCATGCCGGCCGCCGCAAGGCCGAAACCGTCGCGGCCGAGACGATCCGCTGGGGCGATCCCGTGCTTTCCTCGGCAATCTCCACCGTTTCGGGCGGACGCCTTTTCTATCGCGGAAAGGATGTGGCCGATCTCGCCGAGACGGCGACGCTGGAGCAGACGGCGGCATTGCTTTGGAACGGAGCGGAAACGCCCGCCTCCGCTACCGCGGCCGCGCATGGCCCTCCATCGCTTCAGGCCGCGTTCCTGGCGCTTGCAGGGCGGGTGACATTGGACCTGCCGTCGCTTGGCCGCTCGCCGGCGGCACTCCGGCGCGAGGCGCACGGGATTCTCGCCACGATCGCAGATGCGCTGGCGCCAGGCGCTTCGGACCGGCCGCTGCATCTCAGGCTTGCGGCAAGCTGGCAGCGGCCGGAGGCCAGCGATTGCCTGCGTCGCGCCCTGGTGCTGCTTGCCGATCATGAACTCAACGCCTCGGCCTTTGCGGCACGAGTCACCGCCTCATCGGGTGCGGCACTGTCGGCCGCCGTGCTTTCCGGCCTGGCGACGCTGACGGGACCGCTGCATGGCGCCGCCTGGCAGGGCGTCGATGCATTGATCGAGGCGGCTTGCACCCTCGGTCCGGCGCAGGCGATCCGCCGTACCCTTGCCCAGGGTAATCGCTTATCCGCCTTCGGTCACCCGCTCTATCCGGACGGCGATATCAGGGCGCTGGCGCTGCTTTCGCGATTTCCACTGCCGCCTGAGTTCGCCGAGGTCAGGGATAGGGGCGAGGAGATCGTCGGGGAAAAGGTCAATATCGATTTCGCACTTGCCGCGATGGCGGCCGCCTTCGATCTGCCGAGAGAGGCGCCGATCATCATTTTTTCGCTTGCACGCTGCACCGGCTGGCTTGCGCATGCGATGGAGCAGATCGAAAGCGGCGAATTGATCCGGCCACGGGCGCGTTATACCGGACCGGCGCCCCATATGAAGAGCAGCATTTGA
- a CDS encoding FecR domain-containing protein — MNMTFLKLFAVGLAAGVTPHDAALAQSAGCAISRDGGARQTLSCPGGVKVTAEAGASFRLSDRNRDGSPDSASLRRKAILVDVDGSQHAGGFQVVTPQAIAAVRGTQWAVDAAGDKTSVLVIRGSVAVRRPAGEPVVLSPGEGVDVSSGTEPLVVRRWPAPRVAALLARLGQ, encoded by the coding sequence ATGAATATGACATTTCTCAAGCTGTTTGCCGTTGGGCTCGCTGCCGGCGTCACTCCGCATGACGCGGCACTCGCGCAATCTGCGGGCTGCGCGATCTCGCGCGATGGTGGTGCCCGCCAGACGCTCAGTTGCCCCGGCGGCGTCAAGGTGACGGCGGAGGCCGGTGCGTCTTTCCGGCTCTCCGACCGCAATCGTGACGGCAGTCCCGATTCGGCGTCGCTGCGACGCAAGGCCATCCTCGTCGATGTCGACGGCAGTCAGCACGCCGGTGGTTTCCAGGTGGTGACACCGCAGGCGATCGCTGCCGTGCGCGGCACACAATGGGCTGTCGACGCCGCAGGCGACAAGACCTCGGTCCTCGTCATCAGAGGCAGCGTGGCCGTCCGCCGGCCTGCCGGCGAGCCGGTGGTGCTGTCACCGGGCGAGGGCGTCGATGTCAGCAGCGGAACCGAGCCGCTGGTTGTGCGCCGCTGGCCAGCACCGCGTGTCGCCGCCCTTCTCGCCCGGCTCGGCCAATAA
- a CDS encoding alpha/beta hydrolase gives MRMSTSHCTVFTAIAAFFLSAAVLSAGGPARAADVLPPFKDDLFSTQTVLQTSDGGASEVIDYDEMRDINGRDQIPEKRAQQKYVSLGIRKTQADETLSLDGIRLDVTRVGPSQNAAFTVIFIHGRDGDRRLGANDYSFGGNFNRLKNLVAGNGGVYYSPTVRSFDSNGVAAIEGLIRYASAQSPGRPIVLSCASMGSQICWGVARDGDSVKRLKGMLVMSGVTDPDFTRSAFYKAKLPLWFAHGSRDPVYAAADQQALFESLQKAKYPTHFTLFQTGNHGTPIRMIDWRRVLNWVLGR, from the coding sequence ATGCGAATGTCCACAAGTCATTGCACTGTTTTCACCGCAATTGCGGCGTTTTTCTTGTCAGCAGCCGTTCTTTCCGCCGGCGGACCGGCACGGGCGGCCGACGTCCTGCCGCCTTTCAAGGACGATTTGTTCTCGACGCAGACTGTGCTGCAGACGAGCGACGGCGGCGCCTCCGAGGTGATCGACTACGACGAGATGCGCGATATCAACGGCCGCGACCAGATTCCGGAGAAGCGGGCGCAACAAAAATATGTGTCGCTCGGCATCCGCAAGACCCAGGCGGACGAAACCCTCTCGCTCGACGGCATCAGGCTCGATGTCACCAGGGTGGGACCATCTCAGAATGCCGCCTTCACGGTGATTTTCATTCACGGCCGCGATGGCGACCGCCGGCTCGGGGCCAATGATTACAGCTTCGGCGGCAATTTCAACCGGCTGAAGAACCTCGTCGCCGGCAATGGCGGGGTCTATTATTCGCCGACGGTCAGGAGCTTCGACAGCAACGGCGTTGCCGCGATCGAAGGACTGATCCGTTATGCCAGCGCGCAATCGCCCGGCCGGCCGATCGTGCTTTCCTGCGCTTCGATGGGCAGTCAGATTTGCTGGGGCGTTGCGCGTGACGGCGACAGTGTCAAGCGGCTGAAGGGCATGCTTGTTATGAGCGGTGTCACCGATCCCGATTTCACCAGGAGCGCGTTTTACAAGGCGAAACTGCCGCTCTGGTTCGCGCATGGCAGCCGCGATCCGGTCTACGCCGCCGCCGACCAGCAGGCGCTGTTCGAGAGCCTGCAAAAGGCGAAATATCCGACGCATTTCACGTTGTTTCAGACCGGAAACCACGGAACGCCGATCCGGATGATCGACTGGCGGAGGGTTCTGAACTGGGTTCTCGGCCGCTGA
- the tpiA gene encoding triose-phosphate isomerase, which produces MTPDVRPLVAGNWKMNGTRASLDQIKAIAEGVRQPFAEKVEALICPPTTLLYVATALCTDSPLAIGAQDCHQKPSGAHTGDISAEMIADSFGTYVIVGHSERRTDHAETDHLVRAKAEAAFASDLTAIICIGETAEERRAGQELDVIKRQLSASVPDAATAENTVIAYEPIWAIGTGVTPTSGDVEKAHAFMRAELVSRFGDEGRKMRLLYGGSVKPANAGELLGIANVDGALIGGASLKAADFLAIYRAYEALLA; this is translated from the coding sequence ATGACACCTGACGTGCGCCCGCTGGTGGCGGGAAATTGGAAAATGAACGGCACGCGTGCCTCCCTGGATCAGATCAAGGCGATCGCCGAGGGTGTTCGTCAGCCGTTCGCCGAAAAGGTCGAGGCGCTGATCTGCCCGCCGACGACGCTGCTCTACGTGGCAACCGCGCTCTGCACCGACAGCCCGCTTGCGATCGGCGCGCAGGACTGCCACCAGAAGCCGTCCGGCGCGCATACCGGCGATATATCGGCCGAGATGATCGCCGATAGCTTCGGCACCTATGTGATCGTCGGCCATTCCGAACGGCGCACCGACCACGCCGAGACGGACCATCTGGTCCGCGCCAAGGCGGAGGCGGCTTTCGCCTCCGATCTCACTGCGATCATCTGCATCGGCGAGACGGCCGAAGAACGCCGCGCCGGGCAGGAACTTGACGTCATCAAGCGCCAGCTTTCCGCCTCGGTTCCCGATGCCGCAACCGCCGAGAATACAGTCATCGCCTACGAGCCGATCTGGGCGATCGGCACTGGTGTCACGCCGACATCGGGGGATGTTGAGAAGGCGCATGCCTTCATGCGTGCGGAGCTCGTGTCCCGCTTCGGCGACGAAGGCCGCAAGATGCGGCTTCTCTATGGCGGCTCGGTCAAGCCCGCCAATGCCGGGGAACTGCTTGGCATCGCCAATGTTGACGGCGCGCTGATCGGTGGAGCGAGCTTGAAAGCCGCCGACTTCCTCGCCATCTACCGGGCCTATGAGGCGCTGCTCGCCTGA
- a CDS encoding CTP synthase has protein sequence MARYVFITGGVVSSLGKGIAAAALGALLQARGYRVRLRKLDPYLNVDPGTMSPTQHGEVFVTDDGAETDLDLGHYERFTGRSATKTDNITTGRIYKNIIDKERRGDYLGATVQVIPHVTNEIKDFVTEGNQDYDFVICEIGGTVGDIEAMPFMEAIRQLGNDLPRGTAVYVHLTLMPYIPAAGELKTKPTQHSVKELQALGIHPDILLVRADREIPEAERRKLSLFCNVRPSAVIQALDVANIYDVPMAYHKEGLDDEVLAAFGIEPAPKPRLDQWEEVCNRIRTPEGEVTIAIVGKYTGLKDAYKSLIEALHHGGIANRVKVKLEWIESEVFEKEDPAPYLEKVHGILVPGGFGERGSEGKIHAARFARERKVPYFGICFGMQMAVIEAARNLADVPDASSTEFGPAKEPVVGLMTEWVKGNELQKRTAAGDLGGTMRLGAYKAALKKGTKISDIYGSTDISERHRHRYEVNIDYKDRLESCGLVFSGMSPDGVLPETIEYPDHPWFIGVQYHPELKSRPLDPHPLFASFIEAATEQSRLV, from the coding sequence ATGGCGCGATACGTATTCATCACTGGCGGCGTGGTTTCCTCCCTCGGAAAAGGAATTGCGGCCGCGGCTCTCGGAGCGTTGCTGCAGGCCCGTGGATATCGGGTCCGGCTTCGCAAGCTCGACCCTTATCTGAACGTGGACCCGGGCACGATGAGCCCGACCCAGCACGGCGAGGTCTTCGTCACCGACGATGGCGCGGAAACCGATCTCGATCTCGGCCATTACGAACGCTTCACGGGGCGTTCGGCGACCAAGACCGACAACATCACCACCGGCCGCATCTACAAGAACATCATCGACAAGGAACGCCGCGGCGACTATCTCGGCGCGACGGTGCAGGTCATCCCGCACGTCACCAACGAGATCAAGGATTTCGTCACCGAGGGCAATCAGGACTACGACTTCGTCATTTGCGAGATCGGCGGCACGGTCGGCGACATCGAGGCAATGCCCTTCATGGAAGCGATCCGCCAGCTCGGCAACGACCTGCCGCGCGGCACCGCCGTCTACGTCCATCTGACGCTGATGCCTTACATTCCGGCGGCCGGCGAGCTCAAGACCAAGCCGACCCAGCATTCGGTGAAGGAGCTGCAGGCGCTTGGGATTCACCCCGATATCCTGCTTGTGCGCGCCGACCGCGAAATTCCGGAAGCCGAGCGCCGCAAGCTCTCGCTGTTCTGCAACGTGCGTCCGTCGGCCGTCATCCAGGCGCTTGATGTGGCCAACATCTACGACGTGCCGATGGCCTACCACAAGGAAGGACTCGACGACGAAGTGCTGGCCGCTTTCGGCATCGAGCCGGCGCCGAAGCCGCGTCTCGACCAGTGGGAAGAGGTCTGCAATCGCATCCGTACGCCGGAAGGCGAGGTGACGATCGCGATCGTCGGCAAATATACCGGCCTCAAGGACGCCTATAAGTCGCTGATCGAGGCGCTGCATCACGGCGGCATTGCCAATCGCGTCAAGGTCAAGCTCGAATGGATCGAGTCGGAGGTCTTCGAGAAGGAAGATCCCGCACCCTATCTCGAAAAGGTGCATGGCATCCTGGTGCCCGGCGGCTTCGGCGAGCGCGGCTCAGAGGGCAAGATCCATGCGGCGCGCTTTGCCCGCGAACGAAAAGTGCCTTATTTCGGCATCTGCTTCGGCATGCAGATGGCCGTCATCGAGGCGGCGCGCAATCTTGCCGATGTGCCGGATGCGTCATCGACCGAGTTCGGCCCGGCGAAGGAGCCTGTGGTCGGCCTGATGACGGAATGGGTCAAGGGCAATGAATTGCAAAAGCGCACGGCGGCCGGCGATCTCGGTGGCACCATGCGCCTCGGCGCCTACAAGGCGGCGCTGAAGAAGGGCACGAAGATCTCGGATATCTACGGCTCGACGGATATTTCCGAGCGTCATCGCCACCGTTACGAGGTCAACATCGACTACAAGGACCGGCTCGAGAGCTGCGGCCTCGTCTTCTCCGGCATGTCGCCCGATGGCGTGCTGCCGGAGACGATCGAATATCCCGACCATCCGTGGTTCATCGGCGTGCAGTATCACCCGGAACTGAAGAGCCGGCCGCTCGACCCGCATCCACTGTTTGCGAGCTTCATCGAAGCGGCGACCGAACAGAGCCGTCTCGTCTGA